In Bacteriovorax stolpii, a single genomic region encodes these proteins:
- a CDS encoding sulfite exporter TauE/SafE family protein, with amino-acid sequence MYSILLFFISIFAGLLGSLLGLGGGIIVVPVLTLFLGIDIRYAIAASLISIVATSSGAAASFLKDHLTNLRLAVLLEVGTVCGAIVGFLLAKSVNSSFLFILFGGFLFFSAVMMLRKKEDHRAEFDHPWSQKLKLAGQYTEKNGELILYKVAQVPVGLGAMFIAGILSALLGIGSGIFKVMAMDGAMKLPMKVSSATSNFMIGVTATASAGAYFLRGDIRPEIACPVSVGIIVGSYFGARLMPKMPAAIIRKIFVVVLTIVAVQMLMKGMK; translated from the coding sequence ATGTACTCCATACTACTATTTTTTATTTCCATCTTCGCAGGACTTCTAGGATCACTCTTAGGACTTGGTGGTGGTATTATTGTCGTTCCAGTTTTAACACTTTTTCTCGGTATCGATATCCGATACGCCATTGCAGCGAGTTTGATTTCAATTGTGGCCACGTCATCGGGAGCTGCTGCGAGTTTCTTAAAAGATCATTTGACCAATCTTCGTTTGGCGGTGTTGCTGGAAGTTGGAACCGTGTGCGGAGCGATTGTTGGATTCCTTCTGGCAAAATCGGTAAACTCATCTTTTCTTTTTATTCTCTTCGGAGGGTTTCTTTTTTTCTCGGCCGTCATGATGTTGAGGAAAAAAGAAGATCACCGTGCTGAATTTGATCACCCTTGGTCACAAAAATTAAAACTTGCCGGACAATACACTGAAAAAAATGGCGAGCTTATTCTTTATAAAGTTGCTCAAGTTCCAGTTGGTCTAGGGGCGATGTTTATTGCAGGCATCCTCTCTGCTCTTTTAGGTATCGGAAGTGGTATCTTTAAAGTGATGGCGATGGATGGTGCGATGAAACTTCCAATGAAAGTTTCTTCTGCAACTTCAAACTTTATGATCGGGGTAACTGCAACGGCCAGTGCAGGGGCTTACTTTCTTCGCGGAGACATTCGTCCAGAGATCGCTTGTCCGGTTTCTGTCGGGATTATTGTTGGCTCTTATTTTGGAGCGCGCTTGATGCCTAAAATGCCTGCAGCTATTATTAGAAAGATCTTTGTTGTCGTTCTAACAATTGTTGCCGTTCAAATGTTAATGAAAGGGATGAAATAA
- a CDS encoding DUF1634 domain-containing protein, giving the protein MEQMDQLESLELKISKFLRLGVLVAGLFMLVGWISQSVTQPDSLLALKTYHSSTLSETLSNAWTTNSWGVLISYLGLAILISLPITRVFLTAVLFLKQKEYLLAGIAAFVLVALIVSFSLGIEL; this is encoded by the coding sequence ATGGAACAGATGGATCAATTAGAATCACTGGAACTTAAAATTTCAAAATTCCTGAGACTGGGTGTTTTAGTGGCCGGGTTATTTATGCTGGTAGGCTGGATCTCTCAATCAGTAACTCAACCAGACTCTCTTTTGGCCCTTAAAACATATCACTCGTCTACACTCTCTGAGACACTCTCAAATGCATGGACAACAAATTCATGGGGAGTGCTTATCTCTTACCTTGGATTGGCCATTTTAATATCGCTTCCTATCACGCGCGTTTTTCTTACAGCTGTTCTTTTCTTAAAACAAAAAGAGTATCTGCTAGCTGGAATTGCTGCTTTCGTTTTAGTGGCATTGATTGTCAGTTTTTCTTTGGGAATTGAGCTGTAG
- a CDS encoding isochorismatase family protein: MMKSPKGVWDADDCALILIDYQPEMFSGLGSAYPKEIELNVCTIAKAAVAFNIPIILSTVAVRMGVNKPTIQSLRDILQGVVEIDRTSMDAWEDKAFVDAVKATGKKRLVFCALYTEICLTYPVVDAIADGFEVCFVADAVAGQSLIEHNTAISRLIAAGAVPNTTSAMIGEWFRDWSSPLASDGREILISYYEKKANFHINEYHSSSKGEVFKEVH; this comes from the coding sequence ATGATGAAGAGTCCAAAAGGTGTTTGGGATGCAGATGACTGCGCACTTATCTTAATTGATTATCAACCAGAAATGTTCAGTGGATTAGGTTCTGCTTATCCCAAAGAGATTGAGCTTAATGTTTGCACGATTGCAAAAGCAGCTGTTGCCTTTAATATTCCTATCATCCTCAGCACAGTTGCTGTAAGGATGGGAGTGAATAAACCAACCATTCAATCACTCAGAGATATTCTTCAAGGTGTTGTTGAGATTGACCGCACATCAATGGATGCATGGGAAGACAAGGCGTTTGTAGATGCAGTGAAGGCCACTGGAAAAAAACGTTTAGTGTTCTGTGCTCTTTATACAGAAATCTGCTTAACCTATCCGGTAGTGGATGCAATCGCCGATGGGTTTGAAGTTTGTTTTGTCGCCGATGCAGTGGCCGGGCAATCACTAATTGAACATAACACGGCCATCTCGCGCTTGATTGCAGCAGGAGCTGTTCCCAATACAACCTCAGCAATGATCGGTGAATGGTTTAGAGACTGGAGTTCACCTTTAGCAAGTGATGGAAGGGAGATTCTTATTTCTTATTATGAAAAGAAAGCAAACTTTCATATAAATGAATATCATTCAAGTTCTAAAGGAGAGGTATTTAAAGAAGTTCATTGA
- a CDS encoding thioredoxin family protein translates to MGSKIVTVQNIDEVLDKNEIVILDFWASWCEPCKIFGPIFEAVAKKNPDVFFGKVNTETEIELAQDFNIRSIPTLVILKDRTIILDQSGMIPEYLLTKIVGEARALDVSKLEAEDSEE, encoded by the coding sequence ATGGGATCAAAAATCGTTACAGTGCAAAATATTGATGAAGTTCTGGATAAGAATGAAATTGTCATTTTAGATTTCTGGGCAAGCTGGTGTGAGCCTTGTAAGATCTTTGGCCCAATCTTCGAAGCTGTTGCCAAAAAGAACCCCGATGTTTTTTTTGGAAAAGTGAATACTGAGACAGAAATTGAACTGGCCCAGGACTTCAACATTCGTTCAATTCCTACATTAGTTATCCTCAAAGACCGCACGATCATCCTTGATCAATCCGGCATGATTCCGGAATACTTACTCACTAAAATTGTTGGTGAAGCCCGCGCACTAGATGTGTCTAAGCTCGAAGCTGAAGACTCCGAAGAATAG
- the msrB gene encoding peptide-methionine (R)-S-oxide reductase MsrB has translation MSNKKPENNEEWKDKLSSDEFQILRMCGTERPFSGKYNSFYEPGVYHCGACGAELFDSKTKFDSGSGWPSFYDVLKTSNVKLLEDHTHGMTRIEVRCAKCDSHLGHVFNDGPPPTGLRYCINSIALKHHKA, from the coding sequence ATGAGCAACAAAAAACCAGAAAACAACGAAGAGTGGAAAGATAAACTATCAAGTGATGAATTCCAGATCCTAAGAATGTGTGGAACTGAGCGTCCTTTCTCTGGAAAATACAACTCATTCTACGAGCCAGGTGTTTATCACTGTGGTGCTTGTGGTGCTGAGCTCTTCGACTCTAAGACAAAGTTTGATTCGGGAAGTGGATGGCCTTCTTTCTATGACGTTTTGAAAACTTCAAACGTAAAACTCTTAGAAGATCACACTCACGGCATGACTAGAATCGAAGTTAGATGTGCTAAGTGCGACTCCCATTTGGGCCACGTTTTTAACGACGGACCTCCCCCAACTGGGCTTAGGTACTGTATCAATTCCATTGCCCTTAAGCATCATAAAGCCTGA
- a CDS encoding HAMP domain-containing sensor histidine kinase: MKLYFVVGIMATLVIIELFTLHFAMGNLSAVRAFVGGEASWSKAQKNAVYRFQRFALTNNEADYRAFHEALKIPDGDRAARLELEKPNPNMEKVLAGFVQGRIHPDDFPSVVNMLKRFNQVSYIAKAVSAWKEGDALLVKLRNTVDEYYGLVLEGSTNQVRMQKCLDEVVHINNELTRIEEIFSSTLGEGSRWMERLIFMILVILVITVESIGLTLTFFTSKAISKGLSNLNDITTEFGRGNFERRLVVDSSDELGQLNQSVNRMGDLLQKSYSDLRLSHKDLELKVQERTAALEAIATQNSELYKEAKTAVKMRDDFLSIASHELRTPLTALNLQIYLLEKSVSEEEGPMDKEQVRKLTARSMTLVKKLATLQGVLMDLAQIRVGKLEIKKEQVDLAVLVNDCIAQLASQAIRSGSELVLERSEITVGEMDPIRMSQVVTNLLTNAMKYGERKPVRVKVFKENSNAVVVVQDEGLGVPLEKQEQIFERFERASDDPGVSGLGLGLYISKQIVEAHNGKIFIESAAGKGSSFIMKFPLHQNV, from the coding sequence GTGAAATTATATTTTGTCGTGGGTATTATGGCCACGCTGGTTATTATCGAACTTTTTACTTTGCATTTTGCAATGGGGAACCTTTCGGCCGTTCGCGCTTTTGTTGGTGGTGAAGCCAGCTGGTCTAAGGCGCAAAAAAATGCTGTTTATCGCTTTCAGCGTTTTGCTCTGACAAATAATGAAGCAGACTACCGAGCTTTTCATGAAGCTTTAAAAATACCAGATGGTGATCGTGCTGCGAGACTGGAGCTGGAGAAACCAAACCCGAACATGGAAAAAGTTCTGGCGGGATTTGTTCAAGGGCGTATCCATCCTGATGATTTTCCTTCTGTCGTCAATATGCTCAAGCGTTTCAATCAAGTCAGCTATATTGCTAAAGCTGTATCGGCCTGGAAAGAAGGCGATGCTCTCTTGGTGAAATTGAGAAACACTGTTGATGAGTATTATGGATTGGTGCTGGAAGGTAGCACTAATCAGGTCAGAATGCAGAAGTGCCTTGATGAAGTTGTTCATATCAATAATGAACTTACAAGAATTGAAGAAATATTTTCATCAACATTGGGCGAAGGCTCACGCTGGATGGAGAGACTTATTTTTATGATCCTGGTGATCCTGGTTATCACTGTGGAAAGTATTGGTCTGACTCTGACTTTCTTTACCAGTAAAGCGATCTCTAAAGGTTTATCAAATCTCAATGACATCACGACAGAGTTTGGACGAGGGAATTTTGAACGTCGCCTGGTTGTTGATTCAAGCGATGAGTTGGGACAGTTGAATCAATCTGTAAACCGCATGGGCGATCTTCTCCAGAAATCATATTCAGACTTGAGGCTTTCGCACAAGGACCTTGAATTAAAAGTGCAGGAGAGAACTGCTGCTTTGGAAGCAATTGCGACTCAAAATAGTGAGCTATATAAGGAGGCAAAGACCGCAGTTAAAATGCGCGATGATTTTCTTTCTATTGCCTCTCATGAGCTACGCACTCCATTGACTGCGCTTAACCTGCAAATTTATTTACTGGAAAAATCGGTCAGCGAAGAAGAGGGACCGATGGATAAAGAGCAGGTGAGAAAGCTCACTGCACGTTCAATGACTCTGGTAAAAAAACTTGCCACACTTCAAGGCGTACTAATGGATCTTGCACAGATCAGAGTAGGCAAGCTGGAAATAAAAAAAGAACAGGTCGATCTGGCAGTACTAGTTAACGATTGCATTGCTCAGCTTGCAAGTCAGGCCATTCGCAGTGGTAGTGAATTAGTTTTAGAGCGTTCGGAAATAACCGTTGGAGAGATGGATCCAATCAGAATGTCTCAAGTTGTTACTAATCTCCTTACTAATGCGATGAAGTACGGAGAGAGAAAGCCTGTTAGAGTAAAAGTATTTAAAGAAAACAGTAATGCTGTTGTCGTTGTCCAAGATGAAGGTCTTGGTGTCCCATTAGAAAAACAAGAGCAAATCTTCGAGCGTTTCGAAAGAGCGAGTGATGATCCTGGAGTATCAGGATTAGGTTTAGGACTTTATATTTCTAAACAAATAGTAGAAGCACACAATGGAAAAATATTTATAGAAAGTGCTGCAGGAAAAGGGTCTTCATTTATAATGAAATTTCCTTTACATCAAAATGTGTAG
- a CDS encoding CsgG/HfaB family protein — protein sequence MKASLTLVAIAMTVLLTSCSSFKAERVDGAKGDEKALTITDKWVLKDTENAVKDILEQIQKHKGFQRYLGETKRKPKIFIMEVQNETSEPYFPIADMNDELLNEFSASGEYTIIDNQGRDKILKEVKYQAEGMVDPAQMVQIGKQTGADLIILGAVRMNPESRDGRTIKQYTVNMRMTNLKTSEEVLRVRSKAQKYSEQAKSGW from the coding sequence ATGAAAGCAAGTCTTACACTTGTCGCTATCGCTATGACTGTTCTATTAACCAGCTGTTCAAGCTTTAAAGCTGAAAGAGTTGACGGAGCTAAGGGAGATGAGAAGGCCCTGACAATCACTGATAAATGGGTTCTGAAAGATACAGAAAACGCAGTTAAGGATATCCTTGAGCAAATCCAAAAACACAAAGGTTTCCAAAGATATCTTGGTGAAACAAAAAGAAAACCAAAGATCTTCATCATGGAAGTTCAAAACGAAACTTCTGAGCCATATTTCCCAATCGCTGACATGAACGATGAACTTCTTAACGAGTTCTCTGCTTCAGGTGAGTACACAATCATCGATAACCAAGGTCGCGATAAAATCTTAAAAGAAGTGAAGTACCAGGCAGAAGGTATGGTTGATCCAGCTCAAATGGTTCAAATCGGAAAACAAACAGGTGCTGACCTTATCATCCTTGGTGCAGTTCGTATGAACCCAGAATCAAGAGATGGAAGAACAATTAAGCAATACACAGTTAACATGAGAATGACGAACCTTAAAACTTCTGAAGAAGTTCTTCGCGTACGTTCAAAAGCACAAAAATACTCTGAGCAAGCTAAGTCTGGTTGGTAA
- a CDS encoding TolC family protein produces the protein MNRNRLQSLLAAILLVPSLGYTAPLSLADYLRQVEEKNQGVVANKLVAEGTKAREEEGRLIFRPSIFAQGQMMVDKKPVANTSTQGDRTDTQYVTAGLAQNFNFGLKGQLSYTLYHTKIYNAGQTFVPLADFNDGIAKLELSQSLWRNWNGKENKAQADLIDSQAKASKHLADFNVQTTLTNAESIYWSLSQTRKVIQVQKDILARAQQIRSWNQRRLSNGLAERSDFLQADSNFKLREYELNSALQQQNLLERSFNSLRGIDSSEVTEELEAVDSKNLKGLNPPAKAEFRADTLAALEQQNLAKANAALAIERNRPTFEIYGSYAFNGRDPERADAISNSFKTNHTTSAIGVRFNTPLDFGTTSSAIDGYKKEQIAAEYNYQRKVFDQDREWNDLLTKFADAKVKLDLAEKISDAQRTKSTNERNRLNNGRTTTFQVLSFEVDNASAEILRIQTETDLLNIYAQLKIFSAGGAK, from the coding sequence ATGAACCGCAATCGTCTGCAGTCCCTACTCGCGGCAATTTTGCTTGTGCCGAGCTTAGGTTACACTGCTCCTCTATCCCTCGCTGACTACTTAAGGCAAGTAGAGGAAAAAAACCAAGGTGTAGTTGCTAACAAGTTAGTGGCAGAAGGAACCAAGGCCCGCGAAGAAGAAGGGCGCCTGATTTTCCGCCCGAGCATCTTTGCTCAGGGACAAATGATGGTGGACAAAAAACCTGTGGCCAACACTTCAACACAGGGAGACCGCACAGACACTCAATATGTGACAGCAGGTCTTGCGCAGAATTTCAACTTTGGTCTTAAAGGACAGTTAAGCTACACGCTTTACCACACAAAAATCTACAATGCGGGACAGACATTTGTTCCTCTTGCCGATTTCAACGATGGTATTGCCAAGCTTGAACTATCGCAGTCTCTTTGGAGAAACTGGAACGGAAAAGAAAACAAGGCACAAGCTGACCTGATTGATTCTCAGGCCAAAGCTTCAAAGCACCTTGCAGACTTTAACGTTCAAACAACGCTGACAAATGCAGAGTCTATCTACTGGTCTCTTTCTCAAACAAGAAAAGTTATTCAGGTACAAAAAGATATTCTAGCCCGCGCTCAACAAATCAGATCATGGAACCAAAGACGTTTAAGTAATGGTCTTGCTGAAAGATCTGACTTCCTTCAGGCCGATTCAAACTTCAAGCTTCGTGAATACGAACTAAACAGCGCTCTTCAACAGCAAAACCTTCTTGAGAGATCATTCAACTCTCTAAGAGGAATTGACAGCAGTGAAGTCACTGAAGAACTAGAAGCTGTTGACAGCAAAAACCTAAAAGGGCTGAATCCTCCTGCAAAAGCAGAATTTCGTGCAGACACTCTTGCTGCTCTTGAGCAACAAAACCTTGCTAAAGCAAACGCGGCTCTGGCGATTGAGAGAAACAGACCTACTTTTGAAATTTACGGATCATACGCTTTTAACGGCAGAGATCCTGAACGTGCAGATGCTATTTCAAACTCTTTTAAGACAAACCACACGACAAGTGCGATTGGAGTGAGATTCAACACTCCATTAGATTTTGGAACAACAAGCTCAGCGATCGATGGTTACAAAAAAGAACAAATTGCAGCTGAATACAACTACCAAAGAAAAGTTTTTGATCAAGACAGAGAATGGAACGATCTATTAACTAAGTTTGCTGATGCAAAAGTGAAACTAGACCTGGCTGAAAAAATTTCTGATGCTCAAAGAACAAAGTCTACGAATGAAAGAAACCGTTTAAATAACGGTAGAACAACAACATTCCAGGTATTAAGTTTCGAAGTCGACAACGCTTCAGCAGAAATTCTTAGAATCCAGACTGAAACAGACCTACTTAACATTTATGCCCAATTAAAAATTTTTAGTGCTGGAGGTGCCAAGTGA
- a CDS encoding TetR/AcrR family transcriptional regulator — MSKDKAAGCFIFGRKPVPSEKTKDLILDEAKKQFCEKGYEGTSVRDICEGAGANVSAIKYHFGGKEGLYRECFFHYGEERLKKSEKILTKAESVEEIKLRIKLFAEDFIKDGLDNSHVTKMICREIEIENPLIQDIFESTFLKVYTLFHAFFLDAQKKGIVRKDVDAHQITSFVFHSLTTTLRVDHVGEKYYQRTLKNEEYRTQFINNLITIVFDGIKTQEL; from the coding sequence ATGAGCAAAGACAAGGCCGCCGGCTGTTTTATTTTCGGAAGGAAACCTGTTCCCTCTGAAAAAACCAAAGACCTCATTCTCGATGAGGCGAAAAAGCAATTTTGTGAAAAAGGATACGAAGGAACTTCTGTCAGAGATATTTGTGAGGGAGCTGGGGCTAACGTCAGTGCTATCAAGTATCACTTTGGCGGAAAAGAGGGCCTCTATCGCGAATGTTTTTTTCACTACGGTGAAGAACGCTTAAAAAAATCAGAAAAAATTCTTACAAAAGCTGAATCAGTTGAAGAGATTAAACTTCGAATTAAACTCTTTGCTGAAGACTTTATTAAAGATGGGCTAGATAACAGTCACGTGACAAAAATGATTTGCCGTGAAATTGAAATCGAAAATCCACTTATTCAGGATATTTTTGAATCGACTTTCTTAAAGGTCTACACACTTTTTCACGCCTTCTTTCTCGACGCTCAGAAAAAAGGCATCGTGAGAAAAGACGTGGACGCTCACCAGATTACGTCTTTTGTTTTTCACTCGCTGACAACCACTCTTAGAGTTGATCATGTCGGTGAGAAATACTATCAACGAACTTTAAAAAACGAAGAATACAGAACCCAATTTATCAATAATCTTATCACCATTGTCTTTGATGGTATTAAAACTCAGGAGCTATGA
- a CDS encoding helix-turn-helix domain-containing protein, with the protein MTTKKKITKKNTKVVRETLGSYIKKTRLARGYSQSELAAELGYTSPQFISDWERGVSSPPVKRLHELSEVLNVKVDMLFNLLVTLATEQLVNNLSKEFKKVKKAS; encoded by the coding sequence ATGACAACTAAAAAGAAAATCACAAAAAAGAACACAAAGGTCGTAAGGGAAACACTTGGCTCTTACATTAAGAAAACTCGTCTGGCCAGAGGATACTCTCAGTCTGAGCTGGCAGCTGAACTTGGATACACAAGCCCACAGTTTATTTCTGATTGGGAAAGAGGTGTTTCAAGTCCGCCAGTAAAAAGACTCCATGAACTCTCTGAAGTCCTCAATGTGAAAGTAGACATGCTATTTAACCTATTAGTCACTCTTGCAACTGAACAGTTAGTGAATAATCTTTCTAAAGAATTTAAAAAAGTAAAAAAAGCGTCTTAA
- a CDS encoding CopD family protein: MNYLIFKSLHIISVVTWFAGLFYMPRLFVYFAEAGAKPEPEKSILQKQFKIMQRRLWYGITWPSAFAVFIFGGSLLSQWMPITQHPWLMLKLLFVVGLYGYHFFLHKIFKQQQHDLIAFSPMALRVINEISTIFLFAIVFLVILKSVMNMVYGIVALVGFILILLAGIKIYKNIRQKSGESI, from the coding sequence ATGAACTACCTAATTTTTAAATCACTACATATTATTTCTGTCGTCACCTGGTTTGCTGGACTCTTCTACATGCCGAGGCTTTTTGTTTATTTCGCCGAAGCGGGAGCAAAACCAGAGCCAGAGAAAAGCATTTTACAAAAACAATTTAAAATCATGCAAAGAAGACTTTGGTATGGCATCACCTGGCCATCGGCCTTCGCCGTTTTTATTTTCGGCGGCTCTCTTCTTTCGCAGTGGATGCCAATCACTCAGCATCCGTGGCTTATGCTAAAACTTCTCTTTGTAGTGGGACTTTATGGCTACCACTTTTTCCTGCACAAGATTTTCAAACAACAGCAACATGATCTTATCGCATTCTCTCCAATGGCATTGAGAGTTATTAACGAAATTTCTACCATTTTTTTATTCGCTATCGTCTTTTTAGTTATTTTAAAAAGCGTAATGAATATGGTTTATGGAATAGTTGCTTTAGTCGGTTTTATTTTAATCCTGCTTGCCGGAATCAAAATTTATAAAAATATCAGACAAAAATCTGGAGAGAGCATATGA
- a CDS encoding histidine phosphatase family protein — MNRVFYIFRHGETDWNKERRCQGHTNTPLNQNGIQQAMELAERMLHVPLDIVVTSDLERALTTGKTVAEKKSVPLVIDARLREMSYGEAEGMLFEDAISSFGPELWQKLMSFKKENDHVGFPGGETRQIARERFLAVLHHLIETTSHQAIGISTHGGALRNALHSFLPEDQPMLAIPNCVLYRLVYDSAEKRFIAEAEPFNCLLTEKV; from the coding sequence ATGAATAGAGTGTTTTACATTTTTCGCCACGGAGAAACAGACTGGAACAAAGAGCGTCGCTGCCAAGGGCACACCAATACGCCACTTAACCAGAATGGCATCCAGCAAGCTATGGAATTAGCTGAGCGTATGCTCCATGTTCCTTTGGACATCGTGGTAACAAGCGACTTGGAGCGTGCGTTGACTACTGGGAAAACAGTGGCCGAAAAGAAGTCGGTGCCACTCGTGATTGATGCCCGCCTGCGTGAAATGAGTTATGGAGAGGCCGAAGGAATGCTCTTTGAAGATGCTATCAGCTCTTTTGGTCCGGAGCTTTGGCAGAAACTCATGTCGTTTAAGAAAGAAAATGACCATGTGGGATTTCCGGGAGGAGAGACCAGACAGATTGCTCGTGAGAGATTTTTAGCAGTTCTTCATCATTTAATTGAAACCACTTCACACCAGGCCATTGGTATCAGCACTCATGGAGGAGCCCTTAGAAATGCCCTTCATAGTTTCTTGCCGGAAGATCAGCCAATGCTGGCCATTCCCAATTGTGTTTTATACCGTCTGGTTTACGATAGTGCAGAAAAAAGGTTTATCGCTGAAGCCGAACCCTTTAATTGTCTATTGACCGAAAAAGTCTGA
- a CDS encoding ATP-binding protein, with translation MKKLLTNKVFKDALLAITLPLIALFLQYSLESINNSREWLFFYPAIFITAWRRGSRPGYIATIFCGLLAVYFLIPPAFSFKLVSYASTLEILIFSFMGISTSFLMGKIHARYSSMSAHSEELERSTEYLSSLLENIPLMVFVKDAKDLRFIRFNKAGEELLGFSRSELIGKSDFDFFPKEQAEFFISKDRDVLAAKRVVDIKEEMIQTRNQGTRILHTKKIPLYGPNGEAQYLLGVSEDITEKKKQEEEILRMIKEEAVLKERELSTAREIFLAKVSTLLSASLDYHETLKLLADLSVTALGDWCTISIINEKGEFERATGAHVDKNKQVLLEEYLEKYPPDKRVVSVTTETSYYNPQILDSQLKSMIKDQRQYELLMELGSNSSMIVPIKARGKVRGSLAFIAGKNKPNFSAQDLALAEDLGRRAGIAIENALLYSSSQDAIRARDEFVSIASHELKTPITSLKMQLQMMLRGVNPERGLTPPPEKLMKALVNSSNQVDRLTLLIEDLLDVTRIARGKLTYHFEEVNLSKLVREVLERFSEEIQFSKCELTFDLEDSVMVYCDRYRIEQVTVNLLSNAIKYGANQPIHAIVKHEAGKAILMIQDKGMGIPKDMQTKIFERFERAISSTNISGLGLGLYISKQIIDAHQGTIEVESELGKGSTFKVSLPTGL, from the coding sequence ATGAAAAAGCTGCTTACAAATAAAGTTTTTAAAGATGCTCTACTGGCCATCACCCTCCCCTTGATTGCCCTCTTTCTGCAATACAGCCTTGAATCCATTAACAACAGTCGCGAATGGCTCTTCTTCTACCCGGCCATCTTTATAACGGCCTGGCGCCGAGGCTCACGGCCTGGTTATATCGCTACAATTTTTTGTGGACTCCTGGCCGTCTACTTTCTTATTCCTCCGGCCTTTAGTTTTAAACTTGTTTCTTACGCGTCGACATTAGAAATTTTAATTTTTTCTTTCATGGGTATTAGCACCAGCTTTCTTATGGGAAAAATTCACGCCCGTTACTCCAGTATGTCCGCTCACTCTGAAGAGCTTGAGCGCTCAACTGAATACTTAAGCTCACTCTTAGAAAACATTCCGCTAATGGTTTTTGTAAAAGACGCTAAAGACCTGCGCTTTATCCGTTTCAATAAGGCAGGTGAAGAACTTCTTGGTTTTTCGCGCTCAGAACTCATTGGTAAAAGTGATTTTGATTTTTTTCCTAAAGAACAGGCTGAATTTTTTATTTCCAAAGACCGCGATGTCCTGGCCGCTAAAAGGGTTGTCGATATCAAAGAAGAAATGATTCAAACCAGAAATCAGGGCACCAGGATTCTGCATACAAAAAAAATTCCCCTCTACGGCCCAAACGGTGAAGCTCAGTATCTTCTGGGGGTTTCTGAAGACATCACAGAAAAGAAAAAACAAGAAGAAGAAATCTTGAGAATGATCAAAGAAGAAGCCGTTTTAAAAGAGCGCGAACTTTCGACGGCCAGAGAAATTTTTCTGGCAAAAGTCAGTACACTTCTTTCTGCTTCACTCGATTATCATGAGACACTTAAACTCCTCGCCGATCTTTCAGTAACGGCTTTGGGAGATTGGTGCACGATCTCGATTATTAATGAAAAAGGTGAATTTGAAAGGGCCACCGGGGCCCACGTTGATAAAAATAAACAAGTTCTTCTGGAAGAGTATTTAGAAAAATACCCGCCTGATAAGCGTGTGGTTTCTGTGACCACTGAAACCTCTTACTACAATCCTCAAATCCTCGATTCTCAATTAAAAAGCATGATTAAAGATCAAAGACAATATGAACTGCTGATGGAGTTGGGTTCAAACTCAAGCATGATTGTTCCTATTAAGGCCCGTGGAAAAGTCAGAGGATCACTGGCCTTTATCGCAGGGAAAAATAAACCGAATTTCTCGGCCCAGGACCTCGCCCTGGCCGAAGACCTGGGCAGACGCGCAGGCATTGCCATTGAAAATGCACTTCTTTACAGCTCTTCACAAGATGCCATCCGCGCCCGTGATGAATTCGTGTCAATTGCTTCACATGAACTTAAAACACCAATCACCTCACTTAAAATGCAGCTACAGATGATGCTTAGAGGAGTTAATCCTGAAAGAGGTCTGACACCTCCACCTGAAAAACTAATGAAGGCGCTGGTAAATTCAAGCAATCAAGTCGACCGCCTCACTCTACTCATAGAAGACTTGTTGGATGTCACCAGAATTGCCAGAGGTAAACTGACATATCACTTTGAAGAAGTGAATCTGTCAAAACTAGTGCGTGAAGTACTGGAGCGCTTTAGCGAAGAAATTCAATTCTCTAAATGTGAGCTGACGTTCGATTTAGAAGACTCAGTGATGGTTTACTGCGACCGCTACCGCATCGAACAGGTGACAGTGAATCTTCTTTCCAATGCCATCAAATACGGAGCTAATCAGCCCATTCATGCTATCGTTAAACACGAAGCAGGCAAAGCGATCCTTATGATTCAAGATAAAGGAATGGGCATCCCTAAAGATATGCAGACAAAGATTTTTGAAAGATTTGAAAGAGCGATCTCAAGCACAAATATTAGTGGATTAGGTCTGGGACTTTATATTTCCAAGCAAATCATCGATGCTCATCAGGGAACAATTGAAGTTGAAAGTGAACTGGGTAAAGGGTCGACCTTTAAAGTCTCACTTCCAACCGGATTGTAA